The Mustela lutreola isolate mMusLut2 chromosome 3, mMusLut2.pri, whole genome shotgun sequence genome includes a region encoding these proteins:
- the ARL5A gene encoding ADP-ribosylation factor-like protein 5A, with product MGILFTRIWRLFNHQEHKVIIVGLDNAGKTTILYQFSMNEVVHTSPTIGSNVEEIVINNTRFLMWDIGGQESLRSSWNTYYTNTEFVIVVVDSTDRERISVTREELYKMLAHEDLRKAGLLIFANKQDVKECMTVAEISQFLKLTSIKDHQWHIQACCALTGEGLCQGLEWMMSRLKIR from the exons agcACAAAGTTATCATTGTTGGGCTGGATAATGCAGGGAAAACTACCATCCTTTACCAATT ttctATGAATGAAGTTGTACATACATCACCCACAATAGGAAGTAACGTAGAAGAAATAGTGATTAATAATACACGTTTTCTAATGTGGGATATTGGTGGCCAAGAATCTCTTCGGTCTTCTTGGAACACATACTATACTAACACAGAG ttTGTAATAGTTGTTGTGGACAGTACCGACAGAGAAAGGATTTCTGTAACTAGAGAAGAACTCTATAAAATGTTAGCCCATGAG GACCTACGGAAAGCTGGATTGCTGATTTTTGCTAATAAACAAGATGTTAAAGAATGCATGACTGTAGCAGAAATCTCCCAGTTTTTGAAACTAACTTCTATTAAAGATCACCAGTGGCATATCCAGGCATGCTGTGCTCTTACTGGCGAGGG atTATGCCAAGGACTTGAATGGATGATGTCACGACTTAAGATTAGATGA